The proteins below come from a single Tigriopus californicus strain San Diego chromosome 3, Tcal_SD_v2.1, whole genome shotgun sequence genomic window:
- the LOC131877953 gene encoding uncharacterized protein LOC131877953: MDAISSKSSSASVTHFEDFADFGPHSPEHHERRPPLYNAEDYVTALKKFCKLTGLQMYLGDADSSSLGPFGSSSISTPAPGGGNANNAFVNHQNRKNKKLAGGSKAEDARNYANPTMSQDPTEMGLRQFGTVSELLAKLKADLNLSFPSFLREFISEPNDGVTLLLDLLKAVQLSQTNITGSLNQLGSRANHVMFKRALSDEFEALLCLKICARSEDGALKLVDHPSGLFTIAVCVMSNYSRSRILSLQLLSRLCDMPAGHKQVSDAISMLRLRFGEPVRFKFLVGMLNSYNSSMFQVACLRFLNRFVETSRDARERIMIQTELEEAGFDILPLKKFLLQTTNTRSSDYLREELNRWSNNYVDVNNLVRKLLEAERANKKLREDLSQLKEKHRGCEDDRSRSQSTVDRLRDCCDKLQTEIDRRVKRGSRSSPPGDQLNERQSLSSSSITANGVSKSKKSSRHSSKTRSSDENFGMPFKSQTTIPSSSVQSQMHSQDIVVPTASVDGMEEADEEIDEVLLLLPTSNFDLDSQPTKERGKGPRYIHPSVNISDEAGSMVTVLATDGYTCITSPVPGPETQTLRSNQGSSNESQRPSQNAIGCSGDSGLSSDHSVKSASPEHHGSLKSSSSESDKSSLSEEGVTHDQLESEDDEDHLNEEIDVMYAERNVLQEEATTVESERISISRFRQRFCPSTNESTKSNKTNSSSDIKRSNHRSGSSVGSQFYPPNSTEKPSYQRHASNSLENRFNQRRHSEGIDSNEDPDEDIVPRRTSRPPMRSKSSVSAMQHRRPMSSPPQHKKYQQTIQTGFKTTTETDRKTDDTKREMIYLDDLTDGETSDGTHSLKEDEVEEDEEGEGETGGPAAVELHEDGPIQDFMSSNTNTLETMSARSFGFVKPSPIQRENEFANRLRRHKSFFTPSTNNREGPKLWMGPQNPMAIANRKGLLPRRSESFHHSRSLGEFDSNIMSGPRPFHPLDGAEGKKSMRGKSVDRFKDSNGSCTTGSKPLSKSKSMEFLKAKLLSRKASTKRNSASPAPSSSSGTPSQLLRSADWDLRSSSPNNRSGFFSTNLGPKSVSQWGFGMQDSRHSPNGRSGGSDDGQQDYDWRQDTPFWNKKGRWARPSPTKKAVEEAWVSAQPSPTPPPLHIHPQNGGLGPIPAPPPLGTTNRVPMGWPGQFPHQGPLLGGHRKMGPFYPSFPVPGVNITHKNMFLPHGPVPFTSSYKSFVPAAQSSPAASFSGSSGSNKVKVNPLRNTLDMDLGPLSDGVNRLEITELSDEELLECPSPDYSTMHTGHVSSSTSPTHSVNTVIRKGGSGGMACDPQYPLHPHHLQHHQGSQSKKILDMPSGLY, encoded by the exons ATGGATGCCATTTCCAGCAAGTCATCCAGTGCCTCCGTGACTCACTTTGAAGACTTTGCGGACTTTGGTCCGCATTCACCTGAACACCATGAGCGGCGTCCGCCATTGTACAATGCCGAAGACTATGTCACTGCTCTGAAAAAGTTCTGTAAATTGACAGGACTCCAGATGTATCTAGGAGATGCTGATTCATCCTCTCTTGGCCCATTTGGCAGCTCGAGTATTTCGACTCCAGCCCCGGGCGGTGGGAATGCGAATAACGCCTTTGTCAACCATCAGAATCGAAAGAATAAGAAACTGGCAGGAGGCTCGAAAGCGGAGGATGCCAGGAACTATGCCAATCCCACGATGTCTCAAGACCCGACCGAAATGGGCCTCAGACAGTTTGGCACCGTCTCAGAGTTGCTGGCCAAGTTGAAAGCCGATCTGAATTTATCGTTCCCCAGTTTTCTCCGAGAGTTCATCAGCGAGCCCAACGATGGCGTCACCTTACTGTTAGACCTGCTCAAGGCCGTTCAACTCTCTCAGACCAATATCACTGGCAGCCTCAATCAGTTGGGATCCCGGGCCAATCATGTCATGTTCAAGCGAGCCTTGAGTGATGAATTTGAGGCGCTCTTGTGTCTCAAAATATGCGCCCGAAGCGAGGACGGGGCTCTGAAGCTTGTGGACCATCCATCCGGATTGTTCACAATCGCCGTGTGCGTGATGAGCAACTACAGCCGCTCCAGGATCCTCTCTCTCCAACTCTTGTCACGGCTGTGCGATATGCCCGCAGGACACAAGCAAGTCTCTGACGCCATTTCCATGTTGAGACTGCGATTTGGCGAACCCGTTCGGTTCAAGTTCCTCGTGGGCATGCTCAATAGCTACAACTCGAGCATGTTCCAAGTGGCATGTCTGAGGTTTCTGAATCGGTTCGTGGAGACGTCTCGGGATGCCCGAGAAAGAATCATGATCCAAACCGAACTTGAGGAAGCCGGCTTCGACATTCTTCCGTTAAAGAAGTTTCTTCTCCAAACCACAAACACACGGAGCTCGGATTACCTTCGAGAGGAGCTAAATCGTTGGTCCAACAACTATGTGGACGTGAACAATCTGGTTCGCAAACTCTTGGAAGCCGAGAGGGCCAATAAAAAGCTGCGGGAAGACCTAAGCCAACTCAAGGAGAAACACAGAGGATGTGAGGATGACAGATCTCGCTCCCAATCCACCGTGGATAGGCTCCGAGATTGCTGCGACAAACTTCAAACCGAGATCGATCGTAGGGTCAAACGTGGGAGTCGATCATCACCTCCGGGGGATCAGCTCAATGAAAGGcaatcattatcatcatcatccattaCCGCCAACGGGGTctccaagtccaagaagaGTTCCAGACACTCATCCAAGACACGATCGAGCGACGAGAACTTTGGGATGCCATTCAAAAGCCAAACCACCATCCCATCGTCATCGGTCCAATCCCAAATGCATTCTCAGGACATTGTGGTTCCGACTGCCTCTGTCGACGGCATGGAAGAGGCGGACGAAGAGATTGACGaggtcctcctcctcctccccacCTCCAATTTCGACCTCGACTCGCAGCCAACAAAGGAGAGAGGCAAAGGTCCCCGGTACATTCATCCCAGTGTAAATATCAGCGATGAGGCCGGTAGCATGGTAACAGTTTTGGCTACCGATGGCTACACGTGTATTACGAGCCCCGTACCGGGGCCCGAAACCCAGACTTTGAGATCCAATCAAGGCTCCTCCAACGAGAGCCAAAGACCCTCCCAAAATGCCATCGGATGCTCGGGAGACTCGGGCTTGTCCTCGGATCACTCGGTTAAATCGGCCAGCCCCGAGCATCACGGCTCCTTGAAGAGCTCGAGTTCGGAATCCGACAAATCTTCATTATCGGAAGAGGGCGTGACTCATGATCAGCTGGAAAGTGAGGACGATGAGGATCATCTGAACGAGGAGATTGATGTCATGTATGCCGAAAGGAATGTCCTTCAAGAAGAAGCCACCACCGTTGAAAGTGAGCGCATCTCAATCAGTCGATTCCGACAGAGATTCTGTCCAAGCACCAATGAGAGCACCAAGAGCAACAAAACCAATTCCTCTTCCGACATCAAACGATCAAACCATCGGAGCGGCTCCTCTGTGGGCTCTCAGTTTTATCCACCGAACTCGACAGAAAAACCCTCCTATCAAAGG CATGCGTCCAATTCCTTGGAGAACCGCTTCAACCAACGTCGCCACAGCGAGGGGATCGATTCCAACGAGGATCCGGACGAGGACATCGTCCCCCGACGAACATCTCGGCCTCCAATGCGGAGCAAGAGCTCCGTGTCCGCCATGCAACATCGACGACCCATGTCTTCGCCTCCTCAGCATAAAAAGTATCAACAAACCattcaaaccggattcaaaaCCACGACTGAGACGGACAGGAAAACGGATGACACCAAAAG AGAGATGATCTATCTTGACGATCTGACCGATGGCGAAACCAGTGACGGGACTCATTCTTTGAAAGAAGATGAGGTggaggaggacgaagaaggagaaggggAAACCGGGGGGCCTGCTGCAGTGGAGTTGCACGAGGATGGACCAATCCAAGATTTCATGTCCTCGAACACGAACACTTTGGAGACAATGTCCGCTCGAAGTTTCGGCTTTGTCAAACCCAGTCCCATACAACGAGAGAATGAGTTTGCTAATCGACTTCGACGACACAAGTCATTTTTCACCCCTTCCACCAACAATCGAGAGGGCCCGAAGCTGTGGATGGGCCCACAAAACCCAATGGCCATTGCTAATCGAAAAGGATTGTTGCCACGGAGGTCCGAGAGTTTCCATCACAGCCGGTCCTTGGGCGAGTTCGACTCGAATATCATGTCCGGTCCCCGACCATTCCATCCATTGGACGGAGCCGAAGGCAAGAAGTCAATGAGGGGGAAGAGTGTAGATCGATTCAAAGATTCCAATGGGTCCTGCACCACCGGCTCCAAGCCCTTGAGCAAGTCCAAATCCATGGAGTTCCTCAAGGCCAAGCTGTTGTCTCGAAAAGCCTCGACCAAGCGAAACTCCGCTTCGCCCGCACCGTCCTCTTCCAGTGGCACGCCCAGTCAACTGTTGCGGTCGGCCGATTGGGATCTGCGGAGTTCGTCACCAAATAACCGAAGTGGATTCTTTTCCACCAACTTGGGCCCCAAGTCCGTGTCACAATGGGGCTTTGGCATGCAAGATTCCCGACACAGTCCGAATGGTCGAAGTGGTGGGAGTGACGACGGCCAACAAGATTATGATTGGAGACAAGACACGccgttttggaacaaaaaaggtcGATGGGCGCGGCCCTCGCCCACCAAGAAGGCCGTTGAAGAGGCCTGGGTCTCGGCCCAACCCTCACCGACGCCTCCCCCATTGCACATTCATCCTCAAAACGGCGGCCTGGGGCCCATCCCAGCTCCTCCTCCCTTGGGTACAACCAACCGCGTGCCCATGGGCTGGCCGGGTCAGTTTCCTCATCAAGGGCCCCTCTTGGGCGGGCACCGTAAAATGGGCCCCTTCTATCCGTCATTTCCTGTCCCTGGTGTGAACATCACTCACAAGAACATGTTCTTACCCCATGGGCCCGTTCCTTTCACCAGCTCCTACAAGTCGTTCGTTCCTGCTGCCCAGTCCAGCCCTGCTGCCTCATTCTCCGGCTCGTCGGGTTCAAACAAGGTTAAAGTCAATCCCCTTCGAAACACTTTGGATATGGATTTGGGCCCTTTGAGCGATGGGGTGAACCGCCTGGAGATAACCGAGCTTAGCGACGAGGAGCTCCTGGAATGTCCATCCCCAGATTATTCGACAATGCACACCGGTCACGTTTCTTCGTCAACTTCGCCAACTCATTCTGTGAACACGGTGATTCGCAAAGGAGGATCGGGCGGCATGGCCTGTGATCCACAGTACCCACTTCACCCACATCATTTGCAACACCACCAGGGGTCACAGTCCAAAAAGATCTTGGACATGCCTTCAGGTCTTTATTGA